Within Candidatus Acidiferrales bacterium, the genomic segment TCGGTCTCAGTGGTGGTAAGCAGCTCGGCAACGGCCACGCGGAGGATGTTCCTATCCACCGCCGCCATGCGTTTGATGCGCCAGTGCTCGGAATGCTTGCCGATCAGGTCGTCAATCTTTTCGTGGTTCTCGACGGCCGCGGAGAAGAGTTGATTGGCAAAGGAGCGCGTCTCGTCGCCGACATTCACGCCAGCCCAATAAACTTCAGCTACCTGAGACGGATCTCCCCCTCCCAGCTCCCACTGAAACATCATCTGGAGCGCGCACTCGCGTGCTTGGCGCCGCCGGCCCATTTAGCGACCGGCAGCCTTTTTGGTTCCCATCTGGCGGATGAGGTTGGCCATTTCGATGGCGCTGAGGGCCGTCTCGAAACCTTTGTTTCCGCTCTTCAATCCAGCGCGGTCAATCGCCTGCTCCAGGGTGTCGCAGGTCAGGACACCGAAGCCGATCGGAACGCCGGTCTCGACGGAAGCGATTTGCAGGCCCCGGGTCACTTCCTGGGCAAGAAATTCGAAATGGGCTGTCTCTCCGCGCAAGATAGCACCAAGAGCGATGACCGCGTCGTATTCCTTGGTTTCGGCGAAGCGCCTGGCAGCGACGGGAATCTCAAACGACCCGGGCACGCGCGCCACCGTCACATCCTGAGGGTTTCCGCCGCATCGCTCGATCCCATCCATGGCGCCGGCCAGCAGCCGTTCCGTGATGA encodes:
- the nusB gene encoding transcription antitermination factor NusB → MGRRRQARECALQMMFQWELGGGDPSQVAEVYWAGVNVGDETRSFANQLFSAAVENHEKIDDLIGKHSEHWRIKRMAAVDRNILRVAVAELLTTTETDAAVIIDEALEIAKRFSMPDSFQFINGVLDAVRKSLGTG
- the ribH gene encoding 6,7-dimethyl-8-ribityllumazine synthase, producing MKFAIVVSRFNSFITERLLAGAMDGIERCGGNPQDVTVARVPGSFEIPVAARRFAETKEYDAVIALGAILRGETAHFEFLAQEVTRGLQIASVETGVPIGFGVLTCDTLEQAIDRAGLKSGNKGFETALSAIEMANLIRQMGTKKAAGR